The following proteins come from a genomic window of Coffea arabica cultivar ET-39 chromosome 11c, Coffea Arabica ET-39 HiFi, whole genome shotgun sequence:
- the LOC113720823 gene encoding dehydrodolichyl diphosphate synthase CPT3-like, translating into MRLILEKIEDLIEEESMVNQYGVRIYFLGSLKLLSKPVRLAAERAVVATSRNSKAVLSICLAYTSSDEILHAVQECCEEKWDEGSALESKGAGNGLLFLKGNKNDKSKPSIVVKDLEKNIYAAVAPDPDIIIQTSGETRLSNFLLWQSANCLLYAFGLGNLGFSKKFRLFEGEN; encoded by the coding sequence ATGCGGTTGATACTAGAGAAAATTGAAGATTTGATTGAGGAGGAGAGCATGGTCAATCAGTATGGCGTTAGGATTTACTTTCTAGGCAGTCTTAAACTTTTGAGCAAGCCGGTAAGGTTGGCTGCAGAGAGGGCCGTAGTTGCTACTTCTAGGAATTCAAAAGCTGTGCTGTCAATTTGTCTTGCCTACACTTCCTCAGATGAAATTTTGCATGCTGTTCAAGAGTGTTGTGAAGAAAAATGGGATGAAGGAAGTGCATTGGAGTCAAAAGGAGCTGGAAATGGTTTACTTTTTCTGAAAGGAAACAAGAATGACAAGAGCAAGCCTTCAATCGTAGTCAAGGATTTAGAGAAAAATATATATGCTGCGGTTGCACCTGATCCTGATATAATTATACAGACTTCAGGTGAGACTCGATTGAGTAACTTTCTTTTGTGGCAGAGCGCTAACTGTCTTTTATATGCATTTGGTTTGGGCAATCTtggtttttcaaagaaatttcGCTTATTTGAAGGAGAAAACTAA
- the LOC113720825 gene encoding uncharacterized protein yields the protein MSLRIKAVVDKFVHELKEALDADIQDRLMKEREMQSYIEEREREVAEREAAWKAELSRREAEIARQEARLKLERENLEKEKSVLMGTASNQDNQDGALEITVSGEKYRCLRFAKAKK from the exons ATGTCTCTAAGAATAAAGGCGGTGGTGGACAAATTTGTGCACGAGCTAAAGGAGGCTCTGGACGCGGACATACAGGACCGACTCATGAAAGAGAGGGAGATGCAGAGTTACATTGAGGAGCGGGAACGCGAGGTCGCCGAGCGTGAAGCCGCTTGGAAGGCCGAACTCTCTCGTCGTGAG GCGGAGATTGCCCGGCAAGAAGCTAGATTAAAACTGGAAAGAGAAAACCTTGAGAAAGAGAAAAGTGTGCTGATGGGAACTGCATCAAATCAAGATAATCAAGATGGAGCTCTTGAAATTACAGTTAGTGGAGAGAAATATCGCTGCCTTAGGTTTGCTAAAGCAAAGAAGTAG
- the LOC113720824 gene encoding receptor-like protein 14: MRGHSILIASWALVVSIILNGGLLCSGCFLEEKHALLDFKASLNVTTNAHLILSSWTGKEGDGANADCCTWEGVKCSNITGRIVEADLSFLRENMDEDWYVNINISTFIPLKDLRTLDLSNNYFNSEVTGCRNWAKLQNLKSLYLDWNNFNNSSIIPCITAITELKRLSLRDLDLKGSFPIEEFKRLEKLEFLDLSGNQLSGSLSFKELKLESLKVLNLEYTNFNKLSDVEALTSLKALSLNDIGINDSSVLQGICSLKNLHELDLSRNNFYGPVPMCFRNLTSLRLLDLSNNILSGNIPAALITPLVHLEYLSLSGNLFGGSFSFSSLGNHSKLQGFKLGPLNNDSHVDTEDLALPPPFQLKALYLSGCNLNNQTRKIPSFLLYQKEMQNLDLSSNKLVGQIPTWLLQNNTNLEVLVLKDNSFTGPFLVDDSLGKYLSQLDISNNDVSGKVPQNIGLSFPFLQRLNLSGNSFLQWGTLPLTSLFEMSN; this comes from the exons ATGCGCGGTCATTCCATTCTGATTGCCTCATGGGCTCTCGTTGTATCAATAATACTCAATGGAGGACTACTTTGCTCAGGTTGCTTTTTAGAAGAAAAACATGCTCTCTTGGACTTCAAAGCTTCCTTAAATGTGACTACAAATGCTCATCTTATCCTTTCTTCGTGGACTGGAAAAGAAGGTGACGGAGCAAATGCTGATTGCTGCACCTGGGAAGGGGTCAAGTGTAGTAATATTACTGGGAGAATTGTTGAAGCCGACCTTAGTTTTTTGCGAGAGAATATGGATGAGGATTGGTATGTAAATATAAACATTAGCACTTTCATACCTCTGAAGGACCTGCGAACTCTAGACCTGAGTAATAATTACTTCAATAGTGAAGTGACAG GCTGCAGGAATTGGGCTAAGTTGCAAAATCTCAAGTCCTTATACCTCGATTGGAACAATTTCAACAACAGTAGTATAATTCCATGTATAACTGCAATTACTGAACTTAAAAGGCTGTCTCTCCGTGATTTGGATTTAAAGGGATCGTTTCCTATAGAAG AATTCAAGCGTCTGGAAAAATTGGAGTTTCTTGACTTAAGCGGTAATCAGCTTTCTGGTTCCTTGTCCTTTAAAG AATTGAAGCTGGAGAGCTTGAAGGTACTCAATCTTGAATATACAAATTTTAACAAACTCTCAGACGTTGAGGCTTTAACTTCTCTCAAAGCCTTATCTTTGAACGATATTGGTATTAATGATTCCTCCGTCCTTCAAG GAATTTGCAGTTTGAAGAATCTCCATGAACTTGACCTGAGTCGGAATAATTTTTACGGGCCTGTTCCCATGTGCTTCAGAAACTTGACATCTCTTCGACTTCTTGATCTCTCCAACAATATTCTCAGCGGAAACATCCCTGCAGCTCTCATTACTCCTCTCGTACACCTTGAGTATCTATCTCTCTCTGGCAACCTTTTTGGAGGTTCTTTTTCTTTCAGTTCTTTGGGCAACCATTCAAAGCTTCAGGGGTTCAAACTTGGACCTTTGAACAATGATTCACATGTCGACACTGAGGATCTTGCTCTGCCCCCACCATTTCAGCTAAAGGCTCTCTATTTATCTGGCTGCAACTTGAATAATCAGACTCGAAAAATCCCAAGTTTCCTGCTCTATCAGAAAGAAATGCAAAATCTTGATCTGTCTTCCAATAAGTTAGTGGGCCAGATTCCTACTTGGCTTCTGCAAAATAATACAAACTTGGAAGTTCTTGTTCTAAAGGATAACTCTTTTACGGGTCCGTTTCTTGTAGATGATTCTCTGGGAAAATATCTAAGTCAATTAGACATCTCAAACAATGACGTCAGTGGTAAGGTTCCCCAAAATATCGGTTTATCTTTTCCATTTCTGCAGCGGTTGAATTTGTCAGGAAATTCATTTCTGCAGTGGGGAACCTTACCACTGACGTCATTGTTTGAGATGTCTAATTGA